A region from the Muribaculum gordoncarteri genome encodes:
- a CDS encoding ABC transporter ATP-binding protein, with the protein MKPDVAVVVSQLVTGYRGQGRDTVVSGPFSAELHSGELTCLLGPNGAGKSTLLRTLSAFQPPLRGDISIEGRSLDDYSETELAKVIGVVLTDKIGANNMTVAQLVGLGRSPYTGFWGTLGDNDREVVDEAMTLVGIAELRDRAVQSLSDGERQKAMIAKALAQQTPVIFLDEPTAFLDYPSKVEIMRLLHSLSRSGGKTIFLSTHDLELALQIADCIWLMDKKLGIVTGSPEDLSLNGSMSRYFERDGISFDMDAGVFHIDYRPDASVKVTGRGARYNMVRKALLRNGIGCDESRDDVVVEVGDDDYSVNGCKVTTIAEVVNEVMRLC; encoded by the coding sequence ATGAAACCGGATGTCGCTGTAGTTGTGTCGCAACTGGTCACGGGCTATCGTGGTCAAGGTCGTGACACGGTTGTGTCGGGCCCTTTCAGTGCGGAGTTGCACTCAGGCGAGCTGACTTGTCTGCTCGGTCCCAACGGTGCCGGAAAGTCTACGCTGTTGCGCACGCTGTCGGCCTTCCAGCCGCCGTTGCGTGGCGACATATCCATTGAGGGACGCTCGCTTGATGACTATTCCGAAACCGAACTGGCCAAGGTGATAGGCGTAGTGCTTACCGACAAGATTGGGGCCAACAATATGACGGTGGCTCAGCTTGTGGGTCTTGGCCGCAGCCCTTATACCGGTTTCTGGGGTACGCTCGGTGATAATGACCGTGAGGTTGTCGATGAGGCTATGACGCTTGTAGGCATTGCGGAGTTGCGTGATCGCGCCGTGCAGTCGCTAAGCGACGGCGAGCGGCAGAAGGCGATGATAGCCAAGGCTCTTGCGCAGCAGACTCCCGTGATATTCCTTGACGAGCCTACGGCATTTCTTGACTATCCGAGCAAGGTTGAGATTATGAGGTTGCTGCACTCGTTGTCGAGGTCGGGCGGCAAAACTATTTTCCTGTCAACCCATGACCTTGAACTTGCCCTGCAGATAGCCGACTGTATATGGCTTATGGACAAGAAGCTCGGCATCGTTACCGGCTCTCCCGAAGACTTGTCGCTTAACGGCTCAATGTCACGGTACTTTGAACGTGACGGCATTAGTTTTGACATGGACGCAGGAGTTTTCCACATCGACTACCGTCCCGACGCTTCGGTTAAGGTGACAGGGCGCGGTGCGCGTTACAACATGGTGAGGAAAGCTTTGTTGCGCAACGGGATAGGGTGTGACGAAAGCCGCGATGATGTCGTTGTCGAAGTAGGCGACGACGATTATTCGGTTAATGGATGCAAGGTGACGACGATAGCCGAGGTAGTCAATGAGGTGATGCGGCTGTGCTGA
- the proC gene encoding pyrroline-5-carboxylate reductase, translated as MKIGIIGGGNMGGSIARGLVRSGFMPASDIAVSSPRNVTLDALSADCPGLQVSTDNSTVVQGVDVIMLAVKPWLIGKVLDEIAPRVAFREQIIVSLAAGVSLSDIDAMLHRYSSSRTLFRAIPNTAMLVGSSMTFLCSDNATPQQVDMVKSIFDALGTAAVIEERLMGAATALCSCGIAYAMRYVRAATEGGVELGIYPHKAKEYVLATLRGAVELLEATGNNPEVEIDKVTTPGGITIKGLNAMEAHGFTTAVIEGLKASSNG; from the coding sequence ATGAAGATAGGAATAATAGGTGGCGGAAACATGGGAGGCTCCATTGCGCGCGGCCTCGTAAGAAGCGGCTTTATGCCCGCCTCCGACATTGCCGTGAGCTCGCCTCGCAATGTAACGCTTGACGCGCTTTCAGCCGACTGCCCAGGCCTGCAGGTGTCGACCGACAACAGCACTGTAGTGCAGGGCGTCGATGTAATAATGCTTGCCGTAAAGCCTTGGCTCATAGGCAAGGTGCTTGATGAAATAGCCCCGCGGGTGGCGTTTCGCGAGCAGATTATCGTGTCGTTGGCTGCCGGCGTTTCGCTGAGCGATATAGATGCCATGTTGCACCGCTACTCTTCGTCACGCACCCTGTTCAGGGCTATTCCCAACACGGCCATGCTCGTGGGAAGCAGTATGACATTCCTGTGCAGCGACAATGCTACGCCGCAGCAAGTCGACATGGTTAAGTCGATATTCGATGCGCTTGGTACGGCTGCTGTGATTGAGGAGCGACTCATGGGTGCCGCTACTGCGCTGTGTTCATGCGGCATCGCTTATGCAATGCGTTACGTAAGAGCGGCTACCGAGGGAGGTGTCGAACTTGGCATATATCCCCATAAGGCCAAGGAGTATGTCCTTGCCACATTGCGCGGTGCCGTGGAGCTGCTTGAGGCTACCGGCAACAATCCGGAGGTGGAGATCGACAAGGTCACGACCCCCGGAGGCATAACCATCAAGGGACTTAACGCCATGGAGGCCCACGGCTTCACTACGGCGGTAATCGAGGGACTGAAGGCATCATCCAACGGATAA
- a CDS encoding aspartate aminotransferase family protein, whose amino-acid sequence MKLFDVYPLFDIEIVAGRGCHVYDNNDCEYLDLYGGHAVISVGHCHPVVVKAIDEQASKLMFYSNSVINPLQARLAEKLGKVSGYEDYQLFLVNSGAEANENALKLASFHTGKSRVIAFGKSFHGRTSAAVEVTDNPKIVAPINDNGHVTFLPLNDIDAVCRELAKGDVCAVIIEGIQGVGGIRIPDDDFLRVLREECDRYGAVLILDEIQSGYGRTGRFFAHQYSGIRPDIITVAKGIANGFPMGGVIISPEFVPAYGQLGTTFGGNHLACATAIAVLEVFENENLVDNSAKVGQYLLDCLKEIPGIKEVRGRGLMIGIEMDYPVKDLRKHLIEVEHVFTGAASTNIIRLLPPLCLTKAEADEFIVRFKRALTANGKL is encoded by the coding sequence ATGAAACTTTTTGATGTATATCCCTTATTCGATATAGAGATAGTAGCAGGACGCGGATGTCATGTCTACGACAATAATGACTGTGAATACCTTGACCTTTACGGCGGACATGCCGTTATATCGGTGGGTCACTGTCATCCTGTCGTGGTTAAGGCTATCGACGAGCAGGCTTCAAAGCTGATGTTCTACTCCAATTCGGTTATAAATCCGCTGCAGGCCCGCTTGGCCGAGAAGCTTGGCAAGGTGTCGGGCTACGAGGACTACCAGCTGTTTCTTGTCAACTCGGGTGCCGAGGCCAACGAGAATGCTCTTAAACTCGCTTCGTTCCACACCGGAAAGTCGCGTGTCATCGCATTTGGCAAGTCGTTCCACGGCCGCACTTCGGCAGCTGTTGAGGTTACCGACAATCCCAAGATCGTGGCACCGATCAACGACAACGGTCATGTGACATTCCTTCCGTTGAATGACATTGACGCAGTGTGTCGCGAACTCGCCAAGGGCGATGTCTGTGCCGTGATAATTGAGGGTATTCAGGGTGTGGGCGGAATCCGCATCCCCGACGATGACTTCCTGCGCGTGCTTCGCGAGGAGTGTGACCGTTACGGAGCTGTGCTTATTCTCGATGAGATTCAGTCGGGTTACGGTCGCACGGGTCGTTTCTTTGCCCATCAGTATTCGGGAATACGCCCCGACATAATCACTGTAGCCAAGGGCATAGCCAACGGTTTCCCCATGGGTGGAGTTATTATCAGCCCTGAGTTTGTGCCCGCTTACGGACAACTTGGCACTACCTTCGGCGGAAATCATCTCGCATGCGCCACGGCAATAGCTGTCCTTGAGGTGTTTGAGAATGAAAATCTGGTTGATAACTCGGCTAAGGTAGGTCAATATCTGCTTGATTGTCTTAAGGAGATTCCCGGAATAAAGGAAGTGCGCGGACGAGGCCTTATGATAGGAATTGAGATGGACTATCCCGTAAAGGATCTGCGCAAGCATCTCATCGAGGTAGAGCACGTGTTTACAGGTGCGGCCTCTACCAATATAATCCGTCTGCTTCCTCCCTTGTGCCTTACCAAAGCCGAGGCCGATGAATTTATCGTGCGCTTCAAGCGTGCCCTCACAGCCAACGGTAAGCTATGA
- the argC gene encoding N-acetyl-gamma-glutamyl-phosphate reductase, producing MIKAGIIGGAGYTAGELLRLLVNHPDVEIEWVNSSSNAGNLVTDVHQGLIGEMDLRFISDTPLDKIDVLFCCTPHGETRKFMDAHELPESLKVVDLSTDYRIEDGTHDFVYGLPELNRKRIVRGARHVANPGCFATAIQLALLPLAKNLLLNSDIHITAITGSTGAGVKPSATSHFSWRNNNVSIYKPFKHQHLAEIRQSLSQLQSSFKSEINFIPVRGCFARGIMAIVYLDCPIDIEQVRALYEDYYSDHNFTFITDKAPDLKDVVNTNKCILHLEKVDGKLLITSVIDNLVKGASGQAVHNMNLLFGLHERVGLQLKPSAF from the coding sequence ATGATAAAGGCCGGAATCATTGGAGGCGCAGGATATACCGCCGGTGAGCTGCTTCGACTGCTTGTAAATCATCCCGATGTGGAGATAGAGTGGGTCAACAGTTCGAGTAACGCCGGAAATCTTGTGACCGATGTACATCAGGGACTTATCGGAGAGATGGACCTAAGGTTCATCTCCGATACTCCGCTCGATAAAATAGATGTGCTATTCTGTTGTACTCCCCATGGCGAAACCCGTAAGTTCATGGATGCGCATGAGCTGCCCGAGTCGCTTAAGGTGGTGGACTTGTCGACCGATTACCGTATAGAGGACGGCACCCATGACTTTGTCTACGGATTGCCCGAGCTCAACCGCAAGCGCATTGTGCGCGGAGCCCGTCATGTGGCCAATCCCGGTTGTTTTGCCACGGCTATTCAGCTCGCTTTGCTGCCGCTTGCCAAGAATCTGTTGCTGAACAGTGACATACACATCACCGCTATAACCGGAAGCACCGGAGCCGGCGTGAAGCCTTCGGCCACAAGTCACTTCTCATGGCGCAACAACAATGTGTCGATCTACAAGCCGTTCAAGCATCAGCATCTTGCCGAGATACGCCAGTCGCTGAGCCAGTTGCAGTCGAGCTTCAAGTCCGAGATTAATTTTATTCCGGTGCGTGGCTGCTTTGCACGAGGCATAATGGCAATCGTGTATCTCGACTGCCCGATTGACATCGAGCAGGTGCGCGCACTCTATGAGGATTACTATTCCGACCACAACTTTACTTTCATAACCGACAAGGCTCCCGACCTGAAGGATGTTGTCAACACCAACAAGTGCATCCTGCATCTTGAGAAGGTCGACGGCAAGTTGCTCATCACATCGGTGATCGACAATCTTGTCAAGGGTGCTTCGGGTCAGGCCGTACACAACATGAACCTGTTGTTTGGACTCCATGAGCGTGTGGGCCTTCAGTTGAAGCCGTCGGCATTCTGA
- a CDS encoding argininosuccinate synthase — MENNKKVVLAFSGGLDTSFAVKYLSEDCGYEVYTAIANTGGFSPEELKSIEERALALGAKAHATLDITQEYYEKSIKYMIFGNVLRNGTYPISVSSERIFQAIAIIEYAKKIGAHYVAHGSTSAGNDQVRFDLTFQILAPEIEIITPTRDMNLTREYEIEYLKKHGYVADFKKLEYSINKGLWGTSVGGKETLHSNETLPEEAYPTQMTATADSRLTIDFDKGEIAAVNGVPFADKVKAIQHIEEIVAPYALGRDMHIGDTIIGIKGRVGFEAGAPMVILGAHKMLEKHTLTKWQQYWKDQLGTWYGMFLHEAQYLEPVMRDIEKFLESSQRNVTGRVIIDLKPYRFILVGVESDFDLMKTSFGEYGEISKGWTADDVKGFTRILGNQMKIYYSIQERNNKTREV, encoded by the coding sequence ATGGAAAATAATAAGAAAGTAGTACTCGCCTTCAGCGGCGGCCTTGACACATCATTTGCAGTTAAGTATCTTAGCGAGGATTGCGGATACGAAGTGTACACCGCCATTGCCAACACCGGCGGCTTCTCGCCCGAGGAACTCAAGTCGATAGAGGAGCGTGCGCTTGCTCTCGGAGCCAAGGCCCATGCCACACTCGACATCACTCAGGAGTACTACGAAAAGAGCATAAAGTACATGATATTCGGTAACGTTCTTCGTAACGGTACCTATCCCATATCGGTTAGCTCGGAACGTATATTCCAGGCTATCGCCATCATCGAGTATGCAAAGAAGATAGGCGCTCACTATGTGGCCCACGGAAGCACAAGCGCAGGTAACGACCAGGTGCGCTTTGACCTCACCTTCCAGATTCTCGCTCCCGAAATCGAAATCATCACTCCCACGCGTGACATGAACCTCACCCGCGAGTATGAGATAGAGTATCTTAAGAAGCATGGCTATGTAGCCGACTTCAAGAAGCTTGAATACTCCATCAACAAGGGACTGTGGGGAACATCGGTAGGTGGAAAGGAAACCCTCCACAGCAACGAAACACTTCCCGAGGAGGCCTATCCCACGCAGATGACTGCAACCGCCGACAGCCGACTCACCATCGACTTCGACAAGGGCGAAATCGCTGCCGTGAACGGAGTGCCGTTTGCCGATAAGGTAAAGGCAATTCAGCACATCGAGGAGATTGTCGCACCTTATGCTCTCGGCCGTGACATGCACATCGGCGATACTATCATCGGCATAAAGGGCCGCGTTGGATTTGAGGCCGGTGCTCCTATGGTCATCCTTGGCGCTCACAAGATGCTTGAGAAGCACACTCTCACCAAGTGGCAGCAGTACTGGAAGGATCAGCTCGGCACATGGTACGGCATGTTCCTGCATGAGGCTCAGTATCTTGAACCCGTGATGCGTGACATCGAGAAGTTCCTTGAGTCGTCGCAGCGCAATGTTACCGGACGCGTCATCATCGACTTGAAGCCCTATCGTTTCATCCTTGTGGGTGTTGAGAGCGACTTCGACTTGATGAAGACCTCGTTTGGCGAATACGGCGAAATAAGCAAGGGCTGGACGGCCGATGATGTAAAGGGATTCACCCGCATCCTCGGCAACCAGATGAAGATATATTACTCGATTCAGGAGCGTAACAATAAAACTCGTGAAGTATGA
- a CDS encoding GNAT family N-acetyltransferase, translating into MVDPSKIEVVVASEEHIKYVDEILDTINRAAKVRGTGIAKRSPEYVKQKMLERKAVVALCEGEFAGFSYIECWSNKEFVANSGLIVADKYRGIGLATRIKRRIFRLSREMFPDAKIFSLTTGAAVMKMNFELGYRPVTFDQLTTDPAFWRGCESCVNFDILQRNGGHKCLCTGLLYDPKETQYHRNDNVEGE; encoded by the coding sequence ATGGTAGACCCATCTAAGATTGAAGTAGTCGTTGCTTCGGAGGAGCACATCAAGTATGTCGACGAGATTCTTGACACTATCAATCGCGCTGCCAAGGTGCGCGGCACCGGTATCGCGAAACGCTCTCCCGAATACGTGAAGCAAAAGATGCTTGAACGCAAGGCTGTGGTTGCTTTGTGCGAAGGCGAGTTTGCGGGATTCAGCTACATTGAGTGCTGGAGCAACAAGGAGTTTGTTGCTAATTCCGGATTGATTGTTGCCGATAAATACCGCGGAATAGGTTTAGCTACACGCATCAAGCGACGAATCTTCAGGCTCTCGCGAGAGATGTTCCCCGATGCCAAGATATTTTCTCTCACTACGGGAGCCGCAGTTATGAAAATGAATTTTGAATTGGGCTATCGACCTGTTACATTTGACCAGCTCACCACCGATCCGGCTTTCTGGCGCGGATGCGAGAGTTGTGTCAATTTCGACATATTGCAGCGTAACGGAGGGCACAAGTGCTTGTGTACCGGACTGCTGTATGACCCGAAGGAAACACAGTATCATCGTAACGACAATGTCGAGGGCGAGTGA
- a CDS encoding arginine repressor: MMNKRKNRLQAILELLSSNSIGSQDELLQMLALRGFMVTQATLSRDLKSLRTIKVATDLGGYRYVVPSASGHANVDDITENIPSTVQSGTHQAVVSMAISGNIVVLKTRTGYASGLAYDIDQLAAPFILGTIPGAADTVIAIVAEGTDRGEIFEYFRGFLPDDVIDAARDQFM, translated from the coding sequence ATGATGAATAAGAGGAAAAATCGTTTACAGGCTATACTTGAGTTGCTTTCAAGTAACAGCATAGGCAGTCAGGATGAATTGCTGCAGATGCTGGCTCTTCGCGGCTTCATGGTCACGCAGGCCACGTTGTCACGCGATTTGAAGTCATTGCGCACAATAAAGGTCGCAACCGATCTTGGCGGTTATCGTTATGTGGTTCCGTCGGCATCGGGGCATGCCAATGTAGACGATATTACCGAAAACATTCCATCTACGGTTCAGTCGGGAACGCATCAGGCTGTAGTGTCCATGGCGATTTCCGGCAATATTGTGGTGCTGAAGACACGCACAGGCTATGCCAGCGGCCTCGCTTATGACATTGATCAGCTTGCCGCGCCGTTTATTCTCGGTACGATACCGGGTGCGGCCGACACCGTCATAGCGATAGTTGCCGAGGGCACTGACAGGGGTGAGATTTTTGAATATTTCCGAGGATTCCTTCCCGATGATGTGATTGATGCGGCACGCGATCAGTTTATGTGA
- the ypfJ gene encoding KPN_02809 family neutral zinc metallopeptidase, producing MRLNGRRESNNVDDRRGQRRIGGIPMKAGGMSIGAIVIVGILTWIMGGNPLEVLTGSSGMMGGQEATASYTPSAQEEEMATFSRQILAATEDVWTEEFRKMGKTYRPPTLVLFTGAVQSGCGNASASTGPFYCSADEKLYIDLSFFEQMRQSMGAGGDFAYAYVIAHEVGHHVQHLLGVLDDAHSQMSQMSQSDANKVSVRIELQADFLAGVWGYHDNRLFQSLEEGDLEEAINAASKIGDDYLQKQAQGYVVPDAFNHGRSDQRMRWLKRGLTTGDLRQGDTFSMSYNSL from the coding sequence ATGCGACTTAACGGACGACGCGAAAGCAACAACGTTGACGACAGGCGCGGACAACGCAGGATCGGAGGTATTCCGATGAAAGCCGGTGGCATGAGCATCGGAGCCATTGTGATAGTAGGAATACTTACATGGATCATGGGCGGTAATCCGCTCGAAGTGCTCACCGGAAGTTCCGGCATGATGGGCGGCCAGGAGGCGACTGCATCCTACACGCCTTCGGCCCAAGAGGAGGAGATGGCTACATTCTCGCGGCAGATTCTTGCCGCTACCGAGGATGTGTGGACCGAGGAGTTCCGCAAGATGGGAAAGACCTATCGTCCGCCTACTCTTGTTCTCTTCACGGGAGCCGTGCAGAGCGGATGCGGTAATGCATCGGCATCTACGGGCCCGTTCTATTGCTCGGCCGACGAGAAACTTTACATCGACCTTTCGTTCTTTGAGCAGATGCGACAGTCAATGGGTGCGGGAGGCGACTTTGCCTATGCCTATGTGATTGCCCACGAAGTGGGACACCATGTGCAGCACCTGCTCGGAGTGCTCGACGATGCTCACTCCCAGATGTCGCAGATGAGCCAGTCCGACGCTAACAAAGTGAGCGTGCGCATTGAGCTGCAGGCCGATTTCCTTGCCGGAGTGTGGGGCTATCATGACAATCGCCTTTTCCAGTCGCTTGAAGAGGGTGACCTTGAGGAGGCTATAAACGCCGCCTCTAAGATCGGTGACGATTATCTTCAGAAACAGGCGCAGGGTTATGTAGTACCCGATGCCTTCAATCACGGTCGTTCCGATCAACGCATGCGATGGCTGAAACGCGGATTGACTACAGGCGACCTTCGTCAAGGCGATACATTCAGTATGTCTTATAATTCGCTTTAA
- a CDS encoding NADP-dependent malic enzyme, with product MSKVTKEMALEYHREGKPGKIEVVPTVPYSSQQDLALAYSPGVAYPCLEIEQNPQDAYEYTSKGNLVAVISNGTAVLGLGDIGALAGKPVMEGKALLFKIFAGLDCFDIEVNEKDPEKFIQIVKALSPTFGGINLEDIKAPECFEIERRLREECDIPVMHDDQHGTAIISAAGLINALEIQKKNISDIKLVVNGAGAAAVSCTRLYIALGVRPENVVMCDSKGVINRKRTGLNAQKLEFATDRDIDTLEDAMKGADVFLGLSVKDVVTPEMLKSMNDRPIVFALANPDPEIAYDVAMESRPDLIFATGRSDYPNQINNVLGFPYIFRGALDSGATVINETMKLAAVKAIAALAKEPVPSVVNAAYEMSNLRFGREYILPKPLDPRLITTVAPAVARGAMESGVARRPITDWDAYNDKLRQLMGYDNKLMRRFTEEAQRNPKRVVFAEANTDNMLRAAVNAYQDGICIPILLGNEEMIQKRAARLGVDIAGLEIVNLRHDREADRRARYAMNLAEKRQRDGMTYPEALEMMFDRNYFGMMMVETGEADAFIAGTYSGSHTPAEIAREVVGIRPTYNHFATMHILNTKRGVFFLADTMINHEMDEETLLDITRLARNSVEYFAHEPVMAMVSYSNFGSNKEAEPRLVHNVVEKMHKLYPELPIDGEMQVHYAINKKVRDNNFPFSRLNGKDVNTLIFPNLSAANTAYKMMLEMGLAEAIGPIQMGLNKPIHFINVDSPVRDIVNLATVAVLDAAVLEKIGNDHDK from the coding sequence ATGTCAAAAGTAACCAAAGAAATGGCCCTCGAGTATCACCGCGAGGGCAAGCCGGGCAAAATCGAAGTAGTGCCCACGGTGCCTTATTCATCACAGCAGGATCTCGCATTGGCTTATTCGCCGGGCGTGGCTTATCCCTGCCTTGAAATTGAACAAAATCCCCAGGATGCCTATGAGTACACGAGCAAGGGCAATCTTGTGGCGGTGATTTCCAATGGAACAGCCGTACTCGGTCTTGGCGACATAGGCGCTCTTGCCGGAAAGCCCGTAATGGAAGGTAAGGCGTTGCTGTTTAAGATTTTTGCCGGACTTGACTGTTTTGACATTGAGGTAAATGAGAAGGATCCCGAAAAATTCATACAGATTGTCAAGGCCCTGTCGCCCACATTCGGCGGTATTAACCTTGAGGATATAAAGGCTCCCGAATGTTTTGAGATAGAGCGTCGCCTCCGTGAGGAGTGTGACATCCCCGTGATGCACGACGACCAGCACGGTACGGCAATCATTTCGGCTGCCGGATTGATCAATGCCCTTGAGATACAGAAAAAGAACATAAGCGACATCAAGCTTGTCGTAAACGGAGCCGGTGCCGCCGCAGTGAGCTGTACGCGCCTCTATATCGCGCTCGGCGTGCGTCCCGAAAATGTCGTGATGTGCGACTCCAAGGGAGTAATCAACCGCAAGCGCACCGGATTGAACGCCCAGAAGCTCGAATTTGCCACCGACCGTGACATCGACACTCTTGAGGATGCAATGAAGGGTGCCGATGTGTTCCTCGGCCTTTCGGTAAAGGATGTGGTGACACCCGAGATGCTCAAGTCGATGAACGACAGGCCCATTGTGTTTGCCCTCGCCAATCCCGATCCCGAGATTGCCTATGATGTGGCAATGGAGTCGCGTCCCGACCTGATATTCGCTACGGGCCGTTCCGACTATCCCAACCAGATAAACAATGTGCTCGGATTCCCCTACATATTCCGCGGCGCTCTCGATTCGGGTGCTACCGTAATCAACGAAACGATGAAGCTCGCTGCCGTAAAGGCCATTGCCGCTCTCGCCAAGGAGCCCGTGCCTTCGGTGGTAAATGCCGCATACGAGATGTCAAATCTGCGTTTCGGACGCGAATACATACTTCCCAAACCTCTTGACCCCCGACTCATCACAACGGTTGCTCCCGCAGTTGCACGCGGAGCCATGGAGTCGGGCGTGGCCCGTCGTCCCATCACCGACTGGGATGCCTATAACGACAAGCTCCGTCAGCTCATGGGCTACGACAACAAGCTCATGCGTCGTTTCACCGAGGAGGCTCAGCGCAATCCCAAGCGTGTCGTATTTGCCGAGGCCAATACCGACAACATGCTTCGCGCTGCCGTAAACGCTTACCAGGACGGTATCTGCATACCTATCCTGCTTGGTAACGAGGAGATGATTCAAAAGCGTGCCGCCCGACTCGGTGTCGACATCGCCGGACTTGAGATCGTGAATCTGCGTCACGACCGTGAAGCCGACCGCCGCGCCCGTTACGCTATGAATCTCGCCGAAAAGCGTCAGCGTGACGGAATGACCTATCCCGAGGCCCTTGAGATGATGTTTGACCGCAACTACTTCGGTATGATGATGGTTGAAACGGGCGAAGCCGATGCATTTATCGCAGGAACCTATTCGGGAAGTCACACTCCCGCCGAAATAGCGCGTGAGGTGGTAGGCATACGCCCAACTTACAACCATTTTGCCACAATGCACATCCTCAACACCAAGCGTGGTGTGTTCTTCCTTGCCGACACGATGATAAATCACGAGATGGACGAAGAAACGTTGCTCGACATCACCCGTCTTGCACGCAATTCGGTTGAGTACTTCGCTCACGAGCCTGTAATGGCCATGGTGTCCTACTCCAATTTCGGTTCCAACAAGGAGGCCGAGCCGCGACTTGTGCATAACGTTGTCGAAAAGATGCACAAACTCTATCCTGAGTTGCCCATCGACGGAGAAATGCAGGTGCACTATGCCATCAACAAGAAGGTGCGTGACAACAACTTCCCCTTCAGCCGCTTGAACGGAAAGGATGTCAACACGCTCATATTCCCCAATCTCAGCGCGGCCAACACCGCCTATAAGATGATGCTTGAGATGGGTCTTGCCGAGGCTATCGGCCCCATCCAGATGGGTCTTAACAAGCCTATCCACTTCATCAATGTCGATTCGCCGGTGCGTGACATCGTCAACCTCGCCACTGTGGCCGTACTTGATGCCGCTGTGCTTGAGAAGATAGGTAACGACCATGACAAATAA
- the recO gene encoding DNA repair protein RecO → MLTHLNCIALRTVKYSDRNNILIAYSREMGRVALLMSAGGSREAVRRRAVTMPLTPFECIADVRPGRDIYNVREPRALLPLHGLHSNPVKGAVAMFMAELLGAVLTESQEDAALYAFLVDSVGRFDSMSRGVANFHLAFLYRLGRYIGIEPDVSTYAPGRVFDMVDGTFRSALPLHRRFLPPEDAATVALLSRMTWDNLAAFRFSRNQRNSILTAILEYYTLHYAALSGLNSLDVMRRLFD, encoded by the coding sequence ATGTTGACCCATCTGAATTGCATCGCTTTGCGCACTGTGAAGTACAGTGACCGCAATAATATACTCATTGCCTATTCGCGGGAAATGGGGCGTGTCGCGCTGTTGATGTCGGCGGGCGGCAGCCGCGAGGCCGTTCGACGCAGGGCTGTCACCATGCCTTTGACCCCCTTTGAGTGCATAGCCGATGTGAGGCCTGGGCGTGACATATATAATGTACGCGAACCCCGGGCGTTGTTGCCGCTGCACGGATTGCACTCCAATCCGGTAAAGGGCGCTGTTGCCATGTTCATGGCCGAGCTGCTCGGAGCGGTGCTCACCGAGAGCCAGGAGGATGCAGCCCTATATGCCTTCCTGGTCGATTCGGTGGGGCGGTTTGACTCTATGTCACGCGGTGTGGCCAATTTCCATCTTGCGTTTCTCTATCGTCTTGGTCGTTACATAGGCATTGAGCCCGATGTGTCGACCTACGCTCCCGGGCGTGTGTTTGACATGGTCGACGGTACATTCCGCTCCGCTCTGCCGCTTCATCGTCGCTTCCTTCCTCCCGAGGATGCCGCCACGGTAGCCCTGTTGTCACGCATGACATGGGATAATCTTGCTGCGTTCCGCTTCAGCCGCAATCAGCGTAACTCTATTCTCACGGCGATTCTGGAGTACTACACTTTACACTATGCGGCGTTGTCGGGGCTTAACTCGCTTGATGTTATGCGCAGGCTGTTTGATTAG
- the rpsT gene encoding 30S ribosomal protein S20, producing the protein MANHKSSIKRIRQTESRRLRNRYYAKTARNAVRRLRAMTDKAEAAAAYIKVSSLLDRLAAKGTISKNKAGNLKSKLALHVNKLANA; encoded by the coding sequence ATGGCAAATCATAAGTCATCTATTAAGAGAATCCGTCAGACTGAGTCACGCCGACTCCGCAATCGTTATTATGCCAAGACCGCACGTAACGCCGTGCGCCGTCTTCGTGCAATGACCGACAAAGCAGAAGCTGCAGCAGCCTATATCAAGGTAAGCTCACTTCTCGACCGCCTCGCCGCAAAGGGAACAATCTCAAAGAACAAGGCAGGCAACCTTAAGAGCAAGCTTGCACTTCACGTAAACAAGCTCGCCAACGCTTAA